A portion of the Tiliqua scincoides isolate rTilSci1 chromosome 3, rTilSci1.hap2, whole genome shotgun sequence genome contains these proteins:
- the SERP1 gene encoding stress-associated endoplasmic reticulum protein 1: MVAKQRIRMANEKHSKNITQRGNVAKTSRNAPEEKASVGPWLLALFIFVVCGSAIFQIIQSIRMGM, encoded by the exons ATGGTGGCCAAGCAGCGCATCCGGATGGCCAACGAGAAGCACAGCAAGAACATCACGCAGCGCGGGAACGTGGCCAAGACCTCG aggaaCGCCCCTGAGGAGAAGGCATCGGTGGGGCCCTGGCTGCTGGCGCTGTTCATCTTCGTGGTGTGTGGATCGG CTATCTTCCAGATTATTCAGAGTATCAGGATGGGCATGTGA